A window of Roseiflexus castenholzii DSM 13941 genomic DNA:
CCATCTTCATCCACCTGCCAGAAGTAAGGGTTGCGCTCCATAATGAACAACTGCTCGGTCATGGTGTTGACGGCTACCCACGGACCGAGCGATGGACGCCCGACCGTCCACCACCAATTTTTGTCGTTGAACAGTTGCACCCACGTCTCGAACCCTGCCGCCTTCGCATCCGCCTCAAGTTTGGCTTTATCGGCGAAGCCTTCGTGGAACTGCTTCATGAAACCGGCATGAACGAACGGTTGCTCGCGGGTGACGTTGTAGGCGAAGAGTGGCTTGGGGTCCTGGAACGTGAACACCGCCGTGTAGCGATCGGGAAACTCCGCTTTCATCGCCACGCGCGGTGAGCCGGTTGACCAAACACCGGGAAGCGCCGTCGTGATCTGATCGTTGAGCAGGACGTTCTCGTACCACCATTTCCAGTCGTCGGTCGTGAAGTCCGAACCATCGGACCACTTCATCCCCTCGCGTAGCTTGAACGTCCACTGCCGCGCATCGCTGCTGACCTCCCACGACTCGACGATGTTCGCGCGCAGGCTTAAGTCAGGGTTATACCAGGTCAGCCCCTCGTTCTGAATCTTGGTCGGTCCCCAGCGGTCCGAAAAGCCGCGGAAGCCGCGACGGATGGTTCCGCCATATTTGCCAACGCCATCGAGACCGGTCAGCACCACTGGATTCTTGGGCAGGCGCTGATCGACCGGCGGCAGTTTGCCCTGTTGGACCAGTTCCGCCAGGACGGGCGCTTCGTTGAACTGCGACACCGCTACAGGCACGGCGGTTGCTGCCTGTGGCGGAGCAGCAGTGGCAACAGGAGCGACCGTTGGCGCCGGTGGCGCAGTTGGAGCGGATGGAGCGGCAGTGGGAGCGGGAGCGGTCGGAGCGCCGCCGCAGGCGGCAAGGCCGGCGCTTGCGCCGAGGACAGCCGACAGGCGCAGAAAATTGCGGCGACTGATTGATCGCCTGGCGTTTTTGTTCATGCTTGCCTCTCTTTTGTAATGACTGCACACAACCTGAGCCAGGGATAAAAACCCGGAGTCGTCGAACAGATCTGCGTCAGATGAAATACTCGGCACCTCCTTTCATCGTATCGACGATCATCCATCCCTGCTGCCAGACGCAGAGCATGTGAGGCGCTGGTCAATGGACCAACGCTCGCGTCAATGGCGCAACGCCCTGCAATGCCAGTTCTTCGGCGCGATGGCAACTGACGAAATGATCGGGCGCAATCTCGCGCAATTCCGGTGTTTCAACCGCGCACCGCTCGATCCGGTAGCGGCAGCGAGGATGGAAAGCGCAGCCTGGCGGTGGATGGGCAGGATCCGCCACTTCACCTTCCAGAACGATTGGCGTGGTGCGGCGGCGGGGATCGGGCTTGGGCACTGCGGAGAGCAACGCCTCGGTGTAGGGATGGCGTGGCATAGTGTAGAGACGGGGAGTCGGCGCGCTCTCGACGATCTTGCCGACATACATCACCGCAATGCGATCACTAATATGCTCGACCACACTCAGGTCGTGTGCGACAAACAGGTATGTCAGGCGAAACTGCTGCTGCAAATCCTGGAGCAGATTCAGAATCTGCGCCTGAATCGACACATCGAGCGCCGACACCGGCTCATCACACACGATCAACTGCGGGTTGAGCGCCAGCGCGCGGGCAATGCCGATCCGCTGCCGCTGCCCGCCGGAAAAGGCGTGTGGGTAGCGGTTCATGTATTCGGTGCGCAACCCGACGACGCGCAGCATTTCGGCAACGCGATCCTTCAATTCGACGCCCTTTGCCACACCATGGACCAGCAACGGCTCGCCAACGATCTCGAGTAACGTCATGCGCGGGTTGAGCGACGAGTAGGGGTCCTGAAAGATCATCTGCATGTTGCGGCGCAACCGTTTGAGGGCGCTGGAATCGATGGCGGGAATATTGACCCGACCCTGCTCGCGATCACGGAACCAGATGTCGCCTTCGGTCGGCGGCATCGCGCGCAACACCAGCCGCCCGGTGGTCGTCTTGCCGCAACCGCTTTCACCGACCAGACCCAGAGTTTCACCCTCGCGCACGAAGAAACTGACGCCGTCCACCGCCCTAACGTACCCGACGGTGCGCGAAAACCAGCCGCGCTTGATGGGAAAGTGCTTCTTGAGGTTGCGAACCTCCAGAAGGATCGGAGCATCGCTCGCATGCTCAGTCATCATCGACCTCAACAGGTGGCTATGAACACTAAAGCATCCAATGCACCGGACACGGAGAAGGGGATAGAACAACAATACACGCCGGTTGCCCGATCTGTCAATTCCAAAAATCTGCCGATTGTCCGTGGTTGGAAAGCGTTTTCACTTGCAAAGTGAGTATAGCATGGTATAATCGGCATGTCAAATACTCGTTTAAGCGGAAGGCTTATGGCAGTCACACTTGCTGATGTCGCCCGTCGCGCCGGCGTTTCGCTGGCAACGGCGTCGCGTGTGCTCAACGGCAGCGCGCGCGCCGTCAGCGACGATATGCGGGCGCGCGTCACCGCCGCCGCGCGCGAACTGAACTATGTGCCGAATGCGCACGCACAGGCGCTGGTTCGCGCCACCACGCACACCGTTGGCGTGATTGTGCACGATGTCAGCGACCCGTACTTTGCCGAGATTCTCCGTGGCATTCAGCGTAGCGCCGCCGACGCCGGACGATTGATGATCGTCTGCAACACGTTCCGCGAACCGCAACGGGAACTGGAATATGTCCATCTATTGCAGATGCAGCGCGTCGAGGCGATCATCCTGGCAGGCAGCGGTCTCGATGATCGCGCCTATTGCCGGGCATTGACCGAGAGTCTCGACTCGTTTGCGTCGCTTGGCGGGCGGGTGGCGGTCATCGGTCGTCACAACATCGCTGCCGACGCGGTCGTTCCCGATAATGTCGGCGGGGCGCGGGCGCTAGCGCGCTACCTGTTCGACCTGGGGCATCGCTCCTTCGGGGTGATCGATGGTCCTTCCCTGCTGACAACCAGCCGCGACCGGCGCAACGGGTTCGTGCAAGCGCTTACAGCAAGCGGAATCGATCTGCCGCCTGAAGCGATTGTATCGGGCGATTTTACGCGCGATGGCGGCGCTCGTGCGGCGATTACGCTGCTGGAGCGTTTCCCATCAATCACGGCGCTCTTTGCTCTGAATGACGTTATGGCAATCGGTGCGCTGGCCGCGCTGCGTGAACGTGGCATCGCGGCGCCCGATCAGGTGTCGCTCGTCGGTTTCGATGATATTCCAATCGCCGCCGATGTCACTCCGGCGTTGACTACCGTGCGTGTGCCGATGAGTCAACTCGGCGCGGAAGCGTTGACGCTGGCCCTCTCGAATGAAGAGACGCTGCGCACCGTCCATCTGCCGACCGAGATCGTCGTCCGCCAGAGTACGGCGCCGCCTTCTGCGGCGTCATCAGGATAGAAGTCGTGATGGTCTGTTCCATGTCGTCGCGTTGATCCGACGCGACAGGACTTGGTTGTTGCCGCTTTCTGAGTGAAAGGATGTTCCATGGCGATCCTTCCCGTCGGTATCATTATGAATGGCGTCACCGGGCGTATGGGAACCAATCAACATCTTGTGCGCTCGATTGTCGCTATTCGACAGGCGGGCGGCGTACCCCTTCCCAATGGCGATTTCCTCATGCCCGATCCGATCCTGGTCGGGCGCAATGAGCAGAAGGTGCGCTCGCTGGCGGAAACCTATGACATCGCGCGCTGGAGCACAGATCTCGATGCCTGCCTCGCCAATCCATCCGATATCATCTACTTCGATGCGCAGACGACGCAGCACCGCGCGGAAAGTATACGCGCCGCCATTGCCGCCGGCAAGCATATTTACTGCGAAAAACCGTCGGCGGCGACGCTGGACGACGCCATCGATCTGGCGCGCCGCGCGAAAGCGGCTGGCGTGCGGAACGGCGTTGTGCAGGATAAACTCTTCCTCCCCGGTATGCTGAAACTCAAGCGCCTGGTGGAAAGCGGTTTCTTCGGCAGAATTCTTTCGGTGCGCGGCGAGTTTGGCTATTGGGTCTTCGAGGGTGACTGGCAACCGGCGCAGCGCCCGTCCTGGAATTATCGCAAGGAAGAAGGCGGCGGCATTATCGTCGATATGCTCTGCCACTGGCGCTATGTGCTCGATAATCTGTTTGCGCCCGTGCGCGCGGTCATGTGTCTGGGCGCCACGCATATTCCCGAACGGGTGGATGAGCATGGGCGCCGGTATGCCGTGACCGCCGATGATGCGGCGTATGCGACATTCGAACTTGAAGGCGGCATTATTGCTCAGATGAATTCTTCCTGGTGCGTGCGCGTCTATCGGGACGATCTGTTTGTGCTTCAGGTGGATGGCACGCATGGCAGCGCCGTCGCCGGTTTGCGCGATTGTCGCATTCAACCGCGCGTTGCGACGCCGCGCCCCCTTTGGAACCCCGATCTGCCCAACCCGATCGACTTTCGCGCCGGATGGCAGATGATGCCCGATAATGAGACCTTCGACAACGCTTTTCGCGTGCAATGGGAATTGTTCCTGCGTCACGTCGCCGGCGAAGGACCATTCCGCTGGAATCTGCTCGAAGGCGCGAAGGGCGTGCAGCTTGCCGAATTGGGTCTGCGCTCCTGGCAGGAACGTCGCTGGATCGACATCCCGCCGCTCAATGGATGAATGAAAGGATGCAGCATGCCATCCACGGTGATGCTTCCTCAACCTGACCGCTCGTTACGCGCCTACACCTTTCGTCCTCCCGCTGCGTTTGCGCCGCCAACTGCACCGCTGCGCAGCCGTGTCTTCTTTGCTGCCGCGCATATCGTCGCCGACCCGCTCGCCGATGTGACTCCCGCATCGCCTCCGGCGCTCGATTGGGAGGCGACGCTGGCGTACCGCCGTTATCTCTGGTCGCTGGGTCTGGGTGTCGCTGAAGCCATGGACACGGCGCAGCGCGGTATGGGGCTCGACTGGCTCACGGCGCGTGATCTGATCATGCGTTCTGTGGCGGAGGCGCGCGCCGTCGGCGGTGTGATCGCCTGCGGCGCAGGGACCGATCACCTGCCGCCCTCCCCCAACCTCACGCTCGATCAGGTTGAATCGGCGTATGCTGAACAGGTTGAAGCGGTCGAACATGCAGGCGGGCGCGTGATCCTGATGGCAAGCCGCGCGCTTGCCGCATGCGCGCGCGGTCCCGACGA
This region includes:
- a CDS encoding LacI family DNA-binding transcriptional regulator; this encodes MAVTLADVARRAGVSLATASRVLNGSARAVSDDMRARVTAAARELNYVPNAHAQALVRATTHTVGVIVHDVSDPYFAEILRGIQRSAADAGRLMIVCNTFREPQRELEYVHLLQMQRVEAIILAGSGLDDRAYCRALTESLDSFASLGGRVAVIGRHNIAADAVVPDNVGGARALARYLFDLGHRSFGVIDGPSLLTTSRDRRNGFVQALTASGIDLPPEAIVSGDFTRDGGARAAITLLERFPSITALFALNDVMAIGALAALRERGIAAPDQVSLVGFDDIPIAADVTPALTTVRVPMSQLGAEALTLALSNEETLRTVHLPTEIVVRQSTAPPSAASSG
- a CDS encoding Gfo/Idh/MocA family protein; translated protein: MAILPVGIIMNGVTGRMGTNQHLVRSIVAIRQAGGVPLPNGDFLMPDPILVGRNEQKVRSLAETYDIARWSTDLDACLANPSDIIYFDAQTTQHRAESIRAAIAAGKHIYCEKPSAATLDDAIDLARRAKAAGVRNGVVQDKLFLPGMLKLKRLVESGFFGRILSVRGEFGYWVFEGDWQPAQRPSWNYRKEEGGGIIVDMLCHWRYVLDNLFAPVRAVMCLGATHIPERVDEHGRRYAVTADDAAYATFELEGGIIAQMNSSWCVRVYRDDLFVLQVDGTHGSAVAGLRDCRIQPRVATPRPLWNPDLPNPIDFRAGWQMMPDNETFDNAFRVQWELFLRHVAGEGPFRWNLLEGAKGVQLAELGLRSWQERRWIDIPPLNG
- a CDS encoding ABC transporter ATP-binding protein; translation: MMTEHASDAPILLEVRNLKKHFPIKRGWFSRTVGYVRAVDGVSFFVREGETLGLVGESGCGKTTTGRLVLRAMPPTEGDIWFRDREQGRVNIPAIDSSALKRLRRNMQMIFQDPYSSLNPRMTLLEIVGEPLLVHGVAKGVELKDRVAEMLRVVGLRTEYMNRYPHAFSGGQRQRIGIARALALNPQLIVCDEPVSALDVSIQAQILNLLQDLQQQFRLTYLFVAHDLSVVEHISDRIAVMYVGKIVESAPTPRLYTMPRHPYTEALLSAVPKPDPRRRTTPIVLEGEVADPAHPPPGCAFHPRCRYRIERCAVETPELREIAPDHFVSCHRAEELALQGVAPLTRALVH